In Pungitius pungitius chromosome 2, fPunPun2.1, whole genome shotgun sequence, a single window of DNA contains:
- the LOC119211182 gene encoding U2 small nuclear ribonucleoprotein auxiliary factor 35 kDa subunit-related protein 1-like isoform X2, producing the protein MRGLCKEEDYTFLAMTEKSTEGTVEGALEEDCRARKEDRVRRRLEREQREKERLREVEEIKKEKEQQWRTHVEKLTSNQEKNLQDRLKRLRRFRDFQRKVLVEESGTEGRLTVNQLLTRM; encoded by the exons ATGAGAGGTTTGTGTAAAGAGGAAGACTACACGTTTCTGGCAATGACAGAAAAGAGCACAGAAGGAACTGTTGAAGGAGCTCTGGAGGAGGACTGCAGAGCAAGAAAGGAGGACAGG GTCCGCCGGCGACTGGAGAGAGAGCAACGGGAAAAAGAGAGACTCCGAGAAGTAGAGGAGATCAAGAAG GAGAAAGAGCAGCAGTGGCGGACTCATGTAGAAAAACTGACCTCCAACCAAGAGAAGAATCTGCAAGACAGACTGAAAAGGCTCAGGAGATTCAGG gacttCCAGAGGaaggtgctggtggaggagtcGGGGACGGAGGGCCGACTCACGGTCAACCAGCTTCTCACTAGAATGTAG
- the LOC119211182 gene encoding U2 small nuclear ribonucleoprotein auxiliary factor 35 kDa subunit-related protein 1-like isoform X1 yields the protein MTHIKTFQDITMSKSMRGLCKEEDYTFLAMTEKSTEGTVEGALEEDCRARKEDRVRRRLEREQREKERLREVEEIKKEKEQQWRTHVEKLTSNQEKNLQDRLKRLRRFRDFQRKVLVEESGTEGRLTVNQLLTRM from the exons ATGACTCACATTAAAACGTTTCAAGACATTACCATGTCAAAG TCAATGAGAGGTTTGTGTAAAGAGGAAGACTACACGTTTCTGGCAATGACAGAAAAGAGCACAGAAGGAACTGTTGAAGGAGCTCTGGAGGAGGACTGCAGAGCAAGAAAGGAGGACAGG GTCCGCCGGCGACTGGAGAGAGAGCAACGGGAAAAAGAGAGACTCCGAGAAGTAGAGGAGATCAAGAAG GAGAAAGAGCAGCAGTGGCGGACTCATGTAGAAAAACTGACCTCCAACCAAGAGAAGAATCTGCAAGACAGACTGAAAAGGCTCAGGAGATTCAGG gacttCCAGAGGaaggtgctggtggaggagtcGGGGACGGAGGGCCGACTCACGGTCAACCAGCTTCTCACTAGAATGTAG